One genomic region from Deltaproteobacteria bacterium encodes:
- a CDS encoding putative toxin-antitoxin system toxin component, PIN family, with protein sequence MRLKESERTFTKNKDKVVVDTSALISCFAFGGIPKLAIEKVFKQAEIFISWDLLEEYRRTPLELYSAGKINREQLEIIISGIAIFVMEAKLVVPTTNLNICRDPEDDMLLECCLAAKANILITGDKDLLTLKKLPFSLDIITPRKYLEINK encoded by the coding sequence ATGCGATTAAAAGAGTCAGAAAGAACATTTACAAAAAATAAAGATAAAGTTGTAGTCGATACCAGCGCTTTGATATCTTGCTTTGCTTTCGGTGGAATACCAAAACTTGCCATAGAAAAGGTGTTTAAACAAGCAGAAATATTTATATCATGGGACCTTCTTGAAGAATATCGTAGAACTCCTCTGGAACTGTATTCAGCAGGCAAGATCAATAGAGAACAATTAGAAATTATAATATCTGGGATAGCAATATTTGTTATGGAAGCTAAACTTGTTGTTCCTACAACCAACTTAAATATTTGTAGGGATCCTGAAGACGATATGCTTTTAGAATGTTGTTTAGCTGCAAAGGCAAATATTTTAATTACCGGTGATAAGGACCTTTTAACGCTAAAAAAATTACCGTTTTCTTTGGATATTATAACTCCTCGTAAATACCTAGAAATTAACAAGTAA
- a CDS encoding BREX-1 system adenine-specific DNA-methyltransferase PglX: protein MSKDTLNDIIEKFSPEGFVDFFRSKNRSFKPFTENLQQYNDDIFSDAFFVGEIPFDNVQKLGIYAFRVTKDLTERSSKKAQYEKGKKIIKETNSNAGIFIFYDANGNFRFSLIYPEYTGQQRQWSNFKRFTYFVSPSFTNKTFLKQIVDGDFLSIESIKQAFSVEKVTKEFYTSIANWYFWAIKHSRFTDDAEKLDNGRNMAIIRLITRIIFIWFMKVRGLIPDELFDEEKIKENLVDVSAKESTYYKAILQNLFFATLSTKQQERTFRSETRGHKGYNPDYGNHHVYRYQRLFKHPEALEQYFSKIPFLNGGLFECLDYKSKTNQNRIYIDGFTDLMSYQPYVPNFLFFSGEKEVDLNKEFGTEEKSYKVRGLLDILSSYNFTIDENSPDDAEVALDPELLGIVFENLLASYNPETATTARKATGSYYTPRPIVDYMVTQSLIQYFKTNLSEEVADIDANLSKLLSNDHGENPFNEAITNKMIEFIEQLRVVDPAVGSGAFPMSMLNKLVLFLSKLDPDNTLWKQRQIDALKQNIKDPVLQSKLIEQVEKQFRDKNADYGRKLYLIEKCIYGVDIQQIAVEIAKLRFFISLLVDEKIDPDKPNYGIEPLPNLDFKLMQGNSLIASFADIDFDKLITLQTQQATIRFENRYNQLISQFEEVKNQYQNEPNKDTKDKLREQIEDLLIKIFEEKLKIHFPQLKAVQEKAESLATEKQRTAYIASEKNNLSKKLGFDFEQIEKELLAYTEGKKPKDFFLWNIYFAEVFKEKGGFDIVIANPPYGVKLTIDKKKRLDNKFDWNSTTKNTAIYFIYAANSICHKNGINSFIVPKSLCYSAGWNKCAAFLLPELKNLIDSGKAFENVKLEQVIFLKQKASHHAFYTTGLFDGNNVLEFVKVSKDLFLKYKILLAGQHTEELKLINKIIDNNYCEFGQYVEIARGLNWQNKVKRFPGKTPIYRGELLDKYYIHKAIDFIDLNNFNSLEYEYQLKPKILNQLAIAHVKNPYPHFYLQAAMDLNKQIVFETISCTFIKNSQINIKFLLAINNSKLFAWLLYKFIYSTAIRSTRYDFQYVGRVPVPNLDDVNEQPLISLVDKILSITKDIDYLRNPDKQTKVKELEKEIDRLVYQLYNLTPEEIEIVEGKS, encoded by the coding sequence ATGAGCAAGGATACCTTAAATGATATAATCGAAAAGTTTTCTCCAGAAGGCTTTGTTGATTTCTTCCGTTCTAAGAACCGCTCATTTAAACCATTCACGGAAAACCTTCAGCAATACAACGATGATATCTTTAGCGATGCCTTTTTTGTCGGTGAAATCCCCTTTGATAATGTTCAAAAGCTAGGTATCTATGCCTTCCGCGTAACAAAAGACCTCACAGAGCGTTCGAGCAAAAAAGCACAATATGAAAAAGGCAAAAAGATCATCAAAGAAACAAACTCAAATGCAGGGATATTTATATTCTATGACGCAAATGGTAACTTCAGATTTTCACTCATCTATCCAGAATATACAGGTCAACAGAGGCAGTGGTCGAACTTTAAAAGGTTTACCTACTTCGTAAGCCCGTCATTTACCAACAAGACTTTTTTAAAGCAGATAGTTGACGGAGACTTCTTATCAATAGAGTCAATCAAACAGGCCTTCTCTGTAGAGAAGGTTACCAAGGAATTTTATACCTCTATTGCAAACTGGTATTTCTGGGCTATTAAGCATTCACGTTTTACAGATGATGCAGAGAAGTTAGACAACGGAAGGAACATGGCGATCATCAGGCTTATAACCCGTATAATCTTTATCTGGTTTATGAAGGTTAGAGGGCTTATTCCAGATGAGTTATTCGATGAGGAAAAAATAAAAGAGAATCTCGTGGATGTATCGGCAAAAGAATCTACCTACTATAAAGCCATATTGCAAAATCTTTTCTTCGCAACCCTGAGCACAAAGCAACAGGAGCGTACATTTCGAAGTGAAACAAGAGGTCACAAAGGTTATAACCCAGATTATGGCAACCACCATGTATACCGCTATCAAAGGCTATTCAAGCATCCTGAGGCGCTGGAACAATATTTTAGTAAGATTCCGTTTCTTAATGGTGGTTTGTTTGAATGCCTTGATTATAAATCAAAGACAAATCAGAACAGGATTTACATTGACGGATTTACGGACTTAATGAGTTATCAGCCTTATGTCCCTAATTTTTTGTTTTTTTCAGGCGAAAAAGAGGTGGACCTTAACAAGGAATTTGGCACAGAGGAAAAATCCTACAAAGTGCGCGGGCTATTAGATATATTGTCCTCGTATAACTTTACCATAGACGAGAATTCACCTGATGATGCAGAGGTTGCACTTGACCCCGAGCTTTTGGGTATAGTCTTTGAAAATCTGCTTGCCAGTTATAACCCTGAAACAGCAACAACTGCAAGAAAAGCAACAGGCAGCTATTATACACCCCGTCCTATTGTTGATTACATGGTTACACAAAGCCTTATCCAGTATTTCAAGACAAACCTATCAGAAGAGGTAGCCGATATAGATGCAAATCTATCTAAACTATTATCAAATGATCATGGAGAGAACCCTTTTAATGAAGCAATAACCAATAAGATGATTGAATTCATAGAGCAGTTACGCGTTGTTGACCCTGCTGTTGGTTCTGGTGCATTCCCTATGAGTATGCTTAATAAGCTTGTTCTATTTCTTTCCAAGCTCGACCCGGACAACACCTTATGGAAGCAAAGACAGATAGATGCTTTAAAACAGAACATAAAAGATCCTGTTTTACAGAGCAAACTCATAGAGCAGGTCGAGAAGCAATTCCGTGATAAGAATGCGGATTATGGCAGAAAGCTATACCTTATAGAGAAATGCATCTATGGCGTGGATATCCAGCAGATTGCAGTTGAAATTGCAAAGCTGAGGTTTTTTATATCCCTTCTTGTTGATGAAAAGATAGATCCAGATAAGCCGAACTATGGTATAGAGCCATTGCCCAATCTGGACTTTAAGCTCATGCAAGGTAATAGCTTGATTGCTTCATTCGCAGACATTGATTTTGATAAGCTCATAACCCTGCAAACCCAGCAGGCAACCATAAGGTTTGAGAATAGATACAACCAGCTTATCAGCCAATTTGAAGAGGTAAAAAACCAATATCAAAACGAGCCGAATAAAGATACTAAAGACAAATTGCGTGAACAGATTGAAGACTTGCTCATAAAGATTTTTGAAGAAAAACTAAAGATACATTTTCCACAGTTAAAGGCTGTCCAAGAAAAGGCAGAAAGCCTCGCTACTGAAAAACAACGTACTGCATACATTGCCAGTGAAAAGAACAACCTTTCAAAGAAGCTCGGCTTTGATTTTGAGCAGATTGAAAAGGAACTTCTCGCATATACAGAAGGCAAGAAGCCAAAAGACTTTTTCCTATGGAATATATATTTTGCAGAGGTATTCAAAGAAAAAGGCGGCTTCGACATCGTCATAGCCAATCCACCGTATGGGGTGAAATTAACAATAGATAAAAAAAAGAGATTAGACAATAAGTTTGATTGGAACTCTACTACCAAAAATACTGCCATCTATTTTATTTATGCAGCTAATAGTATCTGTCACAAAAATGGAATCAATTCATTTATTGTACCAAAATCATTGTGTTACTCGGCAGGATGGAATAAATGCGCAGCCTTTTTATTACCAGAATTAAAGAATTTAATTGATAGTGGTAAAGCATTTGAGAATGTCAAATTAGAACAAGTCATTTTCTTAAAACAGAAGGCGTCGCACCACGCTTTTTATACTACTGGATTGTTTGATGGTAACAATGTATTGGAATTTGTTAAAGTATCAAAAGATTTATTTCTTAAATACAAAATCCTATTAGCTGGCCAGCACACGGAGGAATTAAAACTGATTAACAAAATAATAGATAATAATTATTGTGAATTTGGCCAATATGTCGAAATTGCAAGAGGGCTTAATTGGCAAAATAAAGTTAAAAGGTTTCCCGGTAAAACACCTATTTATCGAGGTGAACTACTTGATAAATATTATATACACAAAGCTATTGATTTTATTGATCTAAACAATTTTAATTCATTAGAATATGAATATCAACTAAAACCAAAAATCCTCAATCAATTAGCAATTGCGCATGTTAAAAATCCATATCCGCATTTTTATTTGCAAGCAGCAATGGATCTTAATAAACAAATAGTTTTTGAAACAATATCTTGTACTTTTATAAAAAATTCACAAATAAATATAAAGTTTTTATTGGCTATTAATAATTCTAAATTATTTGCATGGTTACTATACAAATTTATTTATAGTACCGCAATCCGAAGTACACGTTATGACTTTCAATATGTTGGCCGAGTACCTGTTCCTAATCTTGATGATGTAAACGAACAGCCCTTAATCTCTTTAGTCGACAAAATCCTCTCCATCACCAAAGACATAGACTATTTACGAAATCCAGACAAACAGACAAAAGTGAAGGAGCTTGAAAAGGAGATAGATCGACTTGTTTATCAACTCTACAACCTCACCCCGGAAGAGATCGAGATAGTTGAGGGGAAAAGTTGA
- a CDS encoding tyrosine-type recombinase/integrase: protein MKDFRFHDLRHHFASMLVQHGIDRYVVQRLLGHKTAAMTERYAHLAPNNMRGGVEVLDKVGDVVAKTVAGQVEGQVEGGHEGI, encoded by the coding sequence TTGAAAGATTTCCGGTTCCACGACTTACGGCATCACTTTGCATCTATGCTGGTTCAGCATGGCATTGACAGATATGTGGTGCAGCGTTTACTCGGACATAAGACAGCAGCAATGACGGAGCGGTATGCGCATCTGGCACCCAATAATATGAGAGGTGGTGTAGAAGTTTTGGATAAGGTTGGCGATGTTGTAGCAAAAACGGTAGCAGGGCAGGTAGAAGGGCAGGTAGAGGGAGGACATGAAGGTATCTAA
- a CDS encoding MBL fold metallo-hydrolase — protein MNNGILYGGHSTVLITIKNTVILTDPNLSNRIWIIRRRNKPGIDQSQLDMVNLVLVSHGHYDHLDIPTIKRLPRAATVIVPHGLDRYFKRYGFKDVRCLSWWEQTTAQGLKIVAVPANHFKGRHPFLKSLYQGYVIDSLFQIYFAGDTGMFDEIKEMGKLFKLNVALLPIGAYKPWSKFGHHMTPEDSVKAFEYLNAGVMIPIHWGAFKLAMEPMNEPVNRLLSAAKDAGIGERVVVLQPGEMYKLV, from the coding sequence ATGAATAACGGTATCCTGTACGGGGGACATTCTACTGTTCTTATAACGATAAAGAATACGGTAATACTTACAGATCCGAATTTAAGCAACAGGATCTGGATAATCAGAAGACGAAATAAACCAGGTATTGATCAATCACAATTGGATATGGTAAATCTTGTTCTTGTGTCGCATGGACATTATGATCACCTCGACATCCCTACCATAAAAAGATTACCACGGGCTGCTACTGTCATAGTACCGCATGGTCTTGATCGCTATTTTAAACGGTATGGTTTTAAGGATGTGAGGTGTCTTTCGTGGTGGGAACAAACAACAGCTCAAGGGTTAAAGATCGTAGCAGTACCTGCAAACCACTTTAAAGGCAGACATCCATTTTTAAAAAGCCTTTATCAGGGCTATGTAATAGATAGCTTGTTTCAGATATATTTTGCCGGGGACACAGGCATGTTTGATGAGATCAAAGAAATGGGGAAACTTTTTAAACTAAATGTTGCACTACTTCCAATAGGGGCGTATAAACCATGGTCTAAGTTTGGTCACCATATGACACCGGAAGACAGCGTAAAGGCTTTTGAGTATCTTAATGCGGGCGTTATGATCCCGATACACTGGGGTGCATTCAAACTTGCAATGGAACCAATGAACGAGCCTGTGAATAGGTTATTAAGTGCTGCAAAAGATGCAGGTATTGGTGAACGCGTTGTTGTGCTGCAGCCGGGAGAAATGTATAAATTAGTTTGA
- a CDS encoding ABC transporter permease — protein sequence MSYELDISIRYIRSKKRQRFISVITLLSIIGITVGVMALIIVLSVMTGFEDDLRNKILGTNANVVVLKFSGNMNDYEKVSSFLKNGMKNDIIKQYPFDDRAGFKNELSHFTEEVERDNKLDLADQIMGITPFIYSQAMLSSHNNVTGVVIRGVSPSTVSHVTDISRTLIKGNVADLLGTYKDPESNAKISGILIGKELAQNLGVEYGDTVNVISPLGVMTPLGMIPRMKKFKVVGVFSTGMYEYDSGLAYLSLKDAQQFLNTGDTVTGLEIKIKNIFKARQVAHLIQSELGFPYYARSWENTNRNLFTALKLEKTVMFIILLLIIFVGALGIVSSLIMNVVEKTKDIAILKALGATSKSIMRIFVYQGLVIGTVGTALGMLLGYIVCMLLKQYHFISLPKDVYYINTLPVTMKPEIFILVAISAIVISFFATIYPSYKASKLPPAEVLRYE from the coding sequence ATGAGTTATGAGTTAGATATAAGCATAAGGTACATAAGATCAAAAAAGCGGCAGAGGTTCATTTCCGTTATTACACTCCTGTCGATTATAGGCATAACTGTGGGTGTAATGGCGTTAATCATTGTGTTGTCCGTTATGACAGGATTTGAGGATGATCTGCGTAATAAAATACTTGGAACCAATGCGAATGTAGTTGTTCTGAAATTTTCCGGTAACATGAATGATTATGAGAAAGTAAGTTCTTTTTTAAAGAATGGTATGAAAAACGACATTATAAAACAATACCCTTTTGATGATAGAGCAGGATTTAAGAATGAGTTGTCTCATTTTACAGAAGAGGTTGAGCGGGACAATAAACTTGATCTCGCGGATCAGATAATGGGTATTACACCTTTTATTTATAGTCAGGCGATGCTTTCATCGCACAATAATGTTACGGGCGTTGTCATAAGGGGGGTCTCTCCTTCAACCGTATCACATGTAACGGATATCTCCAGAACCCTGATCAAGGGCAACGTGGCGGATCTGTTGGGCACATACAAAGATCCGGAAAGCAACGCAAAAATAAGCGGGATTCTTATAGGTAAAGAGCTCGCGCAGAATCTTGGTGTGGAGTACGGGGACACCGTAAACGTGATATCCCCTCTTGGTGTAATGACGCCGCTTGGTATGATACCGAGGATGAAGAAATTTAAAGTCGTAGGCGTTTTTTCTACAGGCATGTATGAGTATGATTCAGGGCTTGCATACCTATCGCTTAAAGATGCGCAGCAGTTTTTAAATACCGGTGATACCGTTACAGGGCTTGAAATAAAGATTAAAAATATCTTTAAAGCAAGGCAGGTTGCTCATCTGATACAGAGCGAACTTGGTTTTCCATATTATGCAAGAAGCTGGGAGAATACAAACAGAAACCTATTCACAGCATTAAAACTCGAAAAAACGGTCATGTTTATCATACTCCTGCTTATTATTTTTGTCGGAGCTTTGGGCATAGTCAGCAGTTTGATAATGAATGTGGTGGAGAAGACAAAAGACATTGCAATTCTAAAGGCGCTTGGTGCAACCAGTAAAAGCATAATGCGCATATTTGTTTATCAGGGATTGGTTATCGGGACCGTGGGAACGGCTCTCGGTATGCTGCTCGGTTATATCGTGTGTATGCTGTTGAAACAGTATCATTTCATTTCTCTGCCAAAGGACGTGTATTATATAAATACGCTTCCAGTGACAATGAAACCGGAAATATTTATACTTGTGGCGATATCCGCCATAGTCATAAGTTTTTTTGCGACTATCTATCCTTCATACAAGGCTTCTAAATTACCGCCGGCAGAAGTATTGAGGTATGAATAA